In Bacteroidales bacterium, the genomic window GGCAGTTCCGTTAAACACCTGCAACTCCCCGTTCAGGCCACAGTCAAGGCACCATACAACCAGCCCCGCAGCTGGATCGGGTATAGTAAGCTGTTGAAGATTGGTCATCCTTGGCGGTAAAAACCCTCTGGTTGTAGAGTTGACATCCAGGGCTGCTGACGGATCGGGTGTGGTGGTTGAAATTCCCACATTGCCATTCGGAAGCACACTGATTCTTTCTCCTCCCACATTGTTATCAAAAACTGACCAAAGGTCGCCGATGGTACCCATAAAATACTCACGCTGTGAATTCCTGGTACGGACACCGGCATAGAAATTATCCTGGGTCTCTATCAATATCCTAAGGTTAACCGAATCAAAAAGATGCAGTTTATCACCAGGGAGAATATTACCAATACCCGCTTTCCCGGTGATATTGGCATAAATATTATTCCCGTTCACTGTCCATGGACTGTTAGTTTAGGTTGCCCATGCAGTGCCGTTATAGTACCAGTAACTCTGGGTGATGAGATCATACACGGTAAGCCCGGTGGCTGGTGAGACAATGGCTGTTCGCTCTGCAGAAGTCATCCTGGGCAGGAGCATGCCTTTGGTTGTGGATTTCACATCCAGCATGGCTGAATTGTCAGAACTGAGCCATCAGTATTTATAGCTACCTGCGACCAGGCCCCAAAACAGGCTGTAAGGAAAAGAGTATTAAAAGTTTTTCATAAAGTCATTTTTAAGATTATTTTAAAATTCCTCGGTTAATCGTCAAATTAATTTGCAATGCCATGGCATGAAAAATGAACATTCTATGAACATGAATAAACTCATTGGTAAGTAGTTAATCCTAAGTTAAACTCAAAGCTAGAAAGACCGGATAGGACGTATTTTACGTGTTACAATCTTTTTAGCTAAGAATGTTAAGCCATTTGAGAAATCAAGATAATGTGCAAAACCAGAATCATACTGTGAGGAACTCCAGTATAAATCAAGATTGTTAAAACCACCAATCGCAGTCCTGTTATTAGAAAGTATTTCTAACTCATTAATGGAAGGCAGATACCAATCACTGTAATCATTTAATACCAGGTCTCCACATTTTCTGGCAGCAATATTCGTCTCGGCACAGCCAGCCATAATGTCTATGGTGTTCTGATTGCCAGTTCCAACAGTAACAGCCAATAGCCCCGGATAGTAATGTTCCATAACAGCCCCAATGCGCAGGAGGTAGGTCGTCGGGAGTGGCAATGATTCCATGAAACTCTCCGAAAACATATCCAGGGTCGCCGGGTGCCAGCACATAGGCGATCTTACCACCCT contains:
- a CDS encoding DUF1566 domain-containing protein; amino-acid sequence: MAGCAETNIAARKCGDLVLNDYSDWYLPSINELEILSNNRTAIGGFNNLDLYWSSSQYDSGFAHYLDFSNGLTFLAKKIVTRKIRPIRSF